A window of Microbacterium luteolum contains these coding sequences:
- a CDS encoding zinc-binding alcohol dehydrogenase family protein, translating into MANDTFSLPDQMPAIGARGRRPVTDPESLSDLTLPVPSPTGRDLLVEVEGVSINPVDVKVRAGSPTSGAHRILGYDAVGVVVGLGDQATRFAVGDRVFYAGQIDRPGTNSRYHLVNENIVGHAPRSLSVAEAAALPLTAITAWEALFDKLRLDDRSEGTLLVIGAAGGVGSLLIQFAKALTKLTVIAVASRPESVEWVERMGADHVVGRDFVDEVSAIAPSGVDYVFTSFTPGNVRAIADVIRPRGEVVSIDETGGSIDALKGKSVTWHWELMFTRPVTDPADHYQHELLEQVAELVDEGVIHTTMTEHLTPLDAATMRRAHEIVEASQTIGKVVVTDWPEEAHPLS; encoded by the coding sequence ATGGCAAACGACACCTTCTCCCTCCCCGACCAGATGCCCGCGATCGGCGCGCGCGGCCGACGACCTGTCACGGATCCCGAGTCGCTCTCCGACCTCACCCTGCCCGTTCCATCCCCGACGGGCAGGGATCTCCTGGTCGAGGTCGAGGGCGTATCGATCAACCCCGTCGATGTGAAGGTCCGCGCCGGCTCGCCGACATCCGGTGCGCATCGTATCCTCGGCTACGACGCCGTCGGCGTGGTCGTCGGCCTCGGCGATCAGGCCACCCGCTTCGCCGTGGGTGACCGCGTGTTCTACGCGGGCCAGATCGACCGCCCCGGCACGAACAGCCGCTACCACCTCGTCAACGAGAACATCGTGGGGCACGCACCGCGCTCGCTGTCCGTCGCGGAGGCGGCAGCGCTCCCGCTGACGGCGATCACGGCGTGGGAAGCGCTGTTCGACAAGCTCCGTCTCGATGACCGCAGCGAGGGGACCCTTCTCGTCATCGGTGCGGCCGGCGGTGTCGGATCGCTCCTCATCCAGTTCGCAAAGGCGCTCACGAAGCTCACGGTCATCGCTGTCGCCTCGCGCCCGGAGTCGGTGGAATGGGTGGAGCGGATGGGCGCCGATCACGTCGTCGGCCGCGACTTCGTCGACGAGGTCTCCGCGATCGCTCCGAGCGGCGTCGACTACGTCTTCACGTCGTTCACGCCCGGCAATGTCCGCGCGATCGCCGACGTCATCCGTCCGCGGGGCGAGGTCGTCTCCATCGACGAGACCGGCGGCAGCATCGACGCGCTGAAGGGCAAGAGCGTGACCTGGCACTGGGAGCTGATGTTCACCCGCCCGGTGACCGACCCCGCCGACCACTACCAGCACGAGCTCCTGGAGCAGGTCGCCGAACTCGTCGACGAGGGTGTGATCCACACCACGATGACCGAGCATCTGACACCTCTGGATGCCGCGACCATGCGCCGAGCGCATGAGATCGTCGAGGCCTCGCAGACGATCGGCAAGGTCGTCGTCACGGACTGGCCGGAAGAGGCGCATCCACTATCGTGA
- a CDS encoding winged helix-turn-helix transcriptional regulator, producing the protein MPTETACRIDAPHDVYDAQCPCRGVLDLLADKWSALAIGALSDGPQRFGELKTRLQGISPKVLTATLRRLEARALLVRTVFAEVPVRVEYSLTDLGVDAEKPLRALRGWVEANIERFPPAD; encoded by the coding sequence ATGCCGACCGAGACCGCCTGCCGCATCGATGCTCCTCATGACGTTTATGACGCGCAATGCCCCTGCCGCGGAGTGCTCGATCTGCTCGCGGACAAGTGGAGCGCGCTGGCGATCGGGGCGCTCAGCGACGGGCCGCAGCGATTCGGGGAGCTCAAGACGCGCCTGCAGGGGATCAGCCCGAAGGTGCTGACCGCGACGCTGCGGCGCCTGGAGGCGCGCGCACTGCTGGTGCGCACGGTCTTCGCCGAAGTACCGGTCCGCGTGGAGTACTCCCTCACCGACCTCGGCGTCGACGCCGAGAAGCCGTTGCGGGCCCTCCGCGGCTGGGTCGAAGCCAACATCGAGCGCTTCCCGCCCGCCGACTGA
- a CDS encoding TetR/AcrR family transcriptional regulator, whose product MGRTSDARERLLEAGERLFGERSYGAIGVAEISATAGAPKGSFYYYFPSKQEFAVAVIDEHWRRQKEEWSSILSAEGSPVDRLHRLFEATAAVQREAKSGVGAVAGCMFGNLALELSSTEPVIRERLQEIFDTQVDMVGAALGDDRREMAIAVVANLEGLVLLAKLRNDPSLIESQWDSTARMLEAGAST is encoded by the coding sequence ATGGGTCGGACATCGGATGCACGGGAGAGGCTGCTCGAAGCCGGAGAGCGGCTCTTCGGCGAGCGCTCGTACGGGGCGATCGGCGTCGCCGAGATCAGCGCCACAGCGGGTGCGCCGAAGGGCAGCTTCTACTACTACTTCCCGTCGAAGCAGGAGTTCGCCGTCGCTGTGATCGATGAGCACTGGCGCCGACAGAAAGAGGAGTGGTCGAGCATTCTGTCGGCGGAGGGCAGCCCCGTCGATCGCCTGCACCGGCTCTTCGAGGCCACCGCCGCCGTGCAGCGCGAGGCGAAGTCAGGCGTCGGTGCCGTCGCCGGGTGCATGTTCGGCAACCTGGCCCTTGAGCTCTCGTCCACGGAGCCGGTCATCCGGGAGCGGCTCCAGGAGATCTTCGACACCCAGGTCGACATGGTCGGAGCGGCACTCGGCGACGATCGGCGTGAGATGGCGATCGCCGTCGTCGCGAACCTCGAAGGTCTCGTCCTGCTGGCGAAGCTGCGCAATGATCCGTCGCTGATCGAATCCCAGTGGGACAGCACCGCCCGGATGCTCGAGGCCGGCGCCTCGACCTGA
- a CDS encoding SDR family NAD(P)-dependent oxidoreductase — MSVQKVAIITGASQGIGAGLVAAYRELGYAVVATSRSITDGDDPGTVAVPGDAADPRTAVNVVRTALDRFGRVDTLVNNVGVFTAKPFTDTTEEDYALNLGVNLGGFFHFTRNAIVPMLEQGGGHIVNITTTLVESARSDIPSVLASLTKGGIAAATKSLAVEYGDRGIRVNAVSPGMILTPLQGGATPEQLAAFHPLQKAGTVDDIARGVVYLEQNEFVTGEFLHIDGGQSAGH, encoded by the coding sequence ATGTCTGTTCAGAAAGTCGCGATCATCACCGGCGCCTCGCAGGGAATCGGTGCCGGACTCGTCGCCGCCTACCGGGAGCTCGGATACGCCGTCGTGGCCACGTCCCGCTCGATCACGGACGGCGACGACCCGGGAACCGTCGCCGTCCCCGGTGACGCCGCCGATCCCCGCACCGCTGTGAACGTGGTCCGCACCGCCCTCGACCGCTTCGGACGAGTCGACACGCTCGTCAACAACGTGGGAGTGTTCACCGCCAAGCCCTTCACGGACACCACCGAGGAGGACTACGCGCTCAACCTGGGCGTCAACCTCGGAGGCTTCTTCCACTTCACGCGGAACGCGATCGTCCCCATGCTCGAGCAGGGCGGCGGACACATCGTCAACATCACCACGACACTCGTCGAATCCGCACGATCCGACATCCCGTCGGTGCTCGCCTCACTCACCAAGGGCGGGATCGCGGCAGCCACGAAGTCGCTCGCCGTGGAGTACGGCGACCGCGGCATCCGCGTCAACGCCGTCTCGCCGGGGATGATCCTCACTCCCCTGCAGGGCGGCGCGACACCGGAGCAGCTCGCGGCTTTCCACCCTCTGCAGAAGGCCGGCACGGTGGATGACATCGCCCGCGGGGTCGTCTACCTCGAGCAGAACGAGTTCGTCACCGGCGAGTTCCTGCACATCGACGGCGGCCAGAGCGCGGGGCACTGA
- a CDS encoding YybH family protein, protein MTAQVTPSAARIAPALSRWQQGIGDGDLDRIASAFTADALFQGLRPHHSIGRSGVVAYYDSQPVPLTVEFDVLRAHDLGDDAVVAYLGAVFHLEGRDDIVTHLTLVFERADDDELLISHYHVSRVD, encoded by the coding sequence ATGACCGCGCAGGTGACGCCCTCGGCAGCCCGGATCGCACCGGCGCTGTCCCGATGGCAGCAGGGAATCGGCGACGGAGACCTCGATCGCATCGCCTCCGCCTTCACCGCGGACGCGCTCTTCCAGGGCCTGCGGCCGCACCACTCGATCGGGCGTTCAGGGGTTGTGGCGTATTACGACTCCCAACCGGTGCCCCTGACGGTGGAGTTTGACGTCCTCCGGGCGCACGACCTCGGGGATGACGCGGTCGTTGCCTACCTGGGGGCTGTGTTCCACCTCGAGGGGCGAGACGACATCGTGACGCACCTCACGCTGGTCTTCGAGCGTGCGGACGACGACGAACTCCTCATCTCGCACTACCACGTGTCCCGCGTGGACTGA
- a CDS encoding GNAT family acetyltransferase, whose protein sequence is MTLEIRALTDADIEPVIDLWHETGLTRPWNDPRADIRRARAVWPELLLVAVDQGTLVGAVMAGYDGHRGWLYYLASAPARRGEGIGRRLVHEAEARLLALGCPKVMLMVRTGNDEVLAFYDGLGYTREATSLTGKRLIPDD, encoded by the coding sequence GTGACTCTGGAGATCCGCGCCCTGACCGATGCCGACATCGAGCCGGTCATCGACCTCTGGCACGAGACCGGTCTCACACGCCCCTGGAACGATCCGCGAGCCGACATCCGTCGTGCGCGCGCCGTGTGGCCGGAGCTGCTGCTCGTCGCCGTGGATCAGGGGACGCTCGTCGGCGCCGTCATGGCGGGGTACGACGGGCACCGCGGGTGGCTGTACTACCTCGCGAGTGCGCCGGCCCGCCGCGGCGAAGGCATCGGCCGACGACTCGTGCACGAGGCGGAAGCACGACTCCTGGCGCTGGGCTGCCCGAAGGTGATGCTGATGGTCCGCACGGGGAACGACGAGGTGCTGGCGTTCTACGACGGCCTCGGCTACACGCGGGAGGCCACGTCGCTGACCGGCAAGAGGCTGATCCCGGACGACTGA
- a CDS encoding M23 family metallopeptidase, whose product MGPTESVAAAEAVIAIAAVTPLSRRAARQRVTADAPIEDAPLARIDDAPVQPADVEPDTADAPAATDKVEELVEVSEPVEVPEPVEAPEAFEMPAAPSANASDDAADADAFERASRAFRATGPVPTASVPSEPVADDATAEGDAATAAPDVAQRRSRSARKVFAVGATVGVMSLAGLLAVSMTLPAEAVAAAQGTSVAATSLIASSQQAADGDSADEIQAFVAPAGVQNESLTRADGFSTISLVQVAAEQGINYSSEVFTNDPDAAIQWPFLVGVGMTDGYGMRSGRLHEGIDFVPGDGAPVQAIADGTVRIATEQGDAYGVTVYIDHVIDGAVITSHYSHMQYGSLQVAQGQTVKVGDIVGKTGNTGRSYGAHMHFELIVNGSTIDPLPWLRANAGRHSD is encoded by the coding sequence GTGGGACCGACGGAGTCTGTCGCAGCAGCTGAGGCCGTCATCGCCATCGCCGCTGTCACCCCGCTTTCCCGCCGTGCCGCCCGCCAGCGTGTGACCGCGGACGCCCCGATCGAAGACGCGCCCCTGGCCCGGATCGATGACGCACCTGTGCAGCCGGCCGACGTCGAGCCCGACACCGCTGATGCTCCGGCAGCGACCGACAAGGTCGAAGAGCTCGTCGAGGTTTCCGAGCCGGTCGAGGTTCCCGAGCCTGTGGAGGCCCCCGAGGCTTTCGAGATGCCCGCAGCGCCGAGCGCGAACGCATCGGATGACGCGGCAGACGCAGACGCCTTCGAGCGTGCCTCCCGCGCGTTCCGTGCGACCGGGCCCGTACCCACGGCATCCGTTCCGTCCGAGCCCGTCGCGGACGACGCGACAGCCGAGGGCGACGCCGCCACTGCTGCTCCCGACGTGGCGCAGCGCCGTTCGCGCAGCGCGCGCAAGGTGTTCGCCGTCGGTGCGACTGTCGGTGTCATGAGTCTTGCGGGTCTGCTCGCGGTCTCGATGACTCTCCCTGCCGAGGCTGTGGCCGCCGCCCAGGGCACCTCCGTTGCTGCGACTTCGCTCATCGCGTCCTCCCAGCAGGCCGCCGATGGCGACTCCGCCGACGAGATCCAGGCCTTCGTCGCTCCTGCAGGCGTCCAGAACGAGTCGCTGACACGCGCCGACGGATTCAGCACGATCTCGCTCGTCCAGGTCGCTGCCGAGCAAGGCATCAACTACTCCAGCGAGGTCTTCACGAACGACCCCGACGCGGCCATCCAGTGGCCGTTCCTCGTGGGCGTCGGAATGACCGACGGCTACGGCATGCGCAGCGGCCGTCTGCACGAGGGCATCGACTTCGTCCCCGGCGACGGCGCTCCGGTCCAGGCCATCGCCGACGGAACCGTGCGCATCGCGACCGAGCAGGGCGACGCCTACGGTGTGACCGTCTACATCGATCATGTGATCGACGGCGCGGTCATCACGAGTCACTACTCGCACATGCAGTACGGATCGCTCCAGGTCGCGCAGGGACAGACCGTGAAGGTCGGCGACATCGTCGGCAAGACCGGAAACACGGGCCGTTCCTACGGCGCGCACATGCACTTCGAGCTCATCGTCAACGGATCGACCATCGATCCGCTGCCGTGGCTCCGCGCGAACGCGGGTCGGCACTCGGACTGA
- a CDS encoding inositol monophosphatase family protein codes for MTLEGELKDLATEIAREAGELALRRRRDGVHLAATKSTIADIVTEADREVEALIRERVDAARPDDGFLGEESGADRGTSGITWVVDPIDGTVNYAYGMPAYNVSIAAVRGSAEPESWEALAAAVNAPALGELFTAARGHGAWAGETRLAVTSDTSAGALLATGFGYDPATHDGDLATVRRVMTMARDLRRSGSAALDLAYVAAGRLDGYFERGLKPWDFAAGALLVEEAGGLVSRHDLDSARPMLIAGGPEVHARLLALLGEKH; via the coding sequence GTGACGCTCGAGGGCGAGCTCAAGGATCTCGCGACGGAGATCGCGCGCGAGGCCGGAGAGCTCGCGCTCCGCCGTCGCCGCGATGGTGTGCACCTCGCCGCCACCAAGTCGACGATCGCCGACATCGTCACCGAAGCCGACCGCGAGGTCGAGGCGCTGATCCGCGAGCGGGTCGACGCCGCCCGCCCGGACGACGGGTTCCTCGGTGAGGAGTCCGGCGCCGACCGCGGGACGAGCGGCATCACCTGGGTCGTCGATCCGATCGACGGCACCGTCAACTACGCCTACGGCATGCCGGCGTACAACGTGAGCATCGCCGCCGTGCGCGGCTCGGCCGAGCCCGAATCGTGGGAGGCGCTCGCCGCCGCGGTCAACGCCCCGGCGCTCGGAGAACTCTTCACCGCGGCTCGTGGACATGGCGCCTGGGCGGGGGAGACCCGCCTCGCGGTCACATCGGACACATCGGCCGGGGCTCTGCTCGCCACCGGCTTCGGCTACGACCCGGCCACGCACGACGGCGACCTCGCGACCGTGCGACGGGTGATGACGATGGCCCGGGATCTGCGCAGATCGGGATCGGCCGCGCTCGACCTCGCGTACGTCGCCGCGGGGCGACTCGACGGCTACTTCGAACGAGGGCTCAAGCCGTGGGATTTCGCGGCGGGGGCGCTCCTCGTCGAGGAGGCCGGCGGTCTGGTCTCGCGCCACGACCTCGATTCGGCGAGGCCGATGCTGATCGCCGGAGGGCCCGAGGTGCATGCGCGCCTCCTCGCGCTGCTCGGCGAGAAACACTGA
- a CDS encoding enoyl-CoA hydratase/isomerase family protein has product MSDAILFSVDEGMARLTLNRPTRLNAFNADLAHAWKDVTAEATSRADVKAILLDASGPAFCAGGDVIDMATTMGSSSGADITALAEVINAGIRSLTESSVPVVAAAHGTTAGGGLGILLCSDYAVVGSRSRLGSLYANIGLTPDLSVSAQLARAVGQRRALQLVLQDRLLTAQEAVEWGLVAEAVEGEDAAAEAERVRARGEEIARFWLAGAADAYGQAKHLVRSQPERSFVEQLSEEARSIGAALETPDAQARVAAFAAASARRSV; this is encoded by the coding sequence ATGAGCGATGCCATCCTGTTCTCGGTCGATGAGGGGATGGCGCGGCTCACGCTGAACCGTCCGACCCGGCTCAACGCATTCAACGCCGACCTCGCCCACGCCTGGAAGGACGTGACGGCCGAGGCCACGTCGAGAGCGGATGTGAAGGCGATCCTGCTGGACGCCTCCGGCCCGGCCTTCTGCGCCGGTGGCGACGTCATCGACATGGCAACGACGATGGGGTCGTCCTCCGGTGCCGACATCACGGCGCTCGCCGAAGTGATCAACGCCGGCATCCGCTCGCTCACCGAATCGTCGGTGCCCGTCGTCGCCGCGGCGCATGGGACGACGGCCGGCGGAGGGCTCGGCATCCTGCTCTGCAGCGACTACGCCGTCGTCGGATCGCGTTCCCGGCTCGGCAGCCTCTACGCGAACATCGGTCTCACTCCCGACCTGTCGGTCTCGGCGCAGCTCGCGCGCGCGGTCGGACAGCGCCGCGCGCTGCAGCTCGTTCTGCAGGATCGCCTTCTCACCGCCCAGGAGGCGGTCGAGTGGGGCCTCGTCGCGGAGGCTGTCGAGGGAGAGGATGCCGCGGCCGAGGCGGAGCGGGTGCGGGCGCGTGGTGAGGAGATCGCGCGTTTCTGGCTGGCCGGAGCCGCCGACGCGTACGGACAGGCGAAGCACCTGGTGCGTTCTCAGCCGGAGCGCTCGTTCGTCGAACAGCTGAGCGAGGAGGCCCGTTCGATCGGGGCCGCCCTCGAGACTCCGGATGCGCAGGCGCGGGTCGCGGCCTTCGCGGCGGCATCCGCGAGGAGATCCGTCTGA
- a CDS encoding FBP domain-containing protein, with translation MRALTEAEVRASFVNADEGELRTLEMPHDFVLVDWDYLDFFAWRDPSAAKRGYVLIQHEGGVAGVVLRASESGRGRSGMCNICHTMQPGNQVALLSARRAGEAGRRGDSFGTYICADLSCHENVRLAHPLAPNEVRSPGQVDFRLDGTRRRMEAFVSRVWAQD, from the coding sequence ATGCGAGCGCTCACCGAAGCCGAAGTCCGGGCATCGTTCGTCAATGCGGACGAGGGAGAGCTGCGCACCCTCGAGATGCCGCACGACTTCGTGCTCGTCGACTGGGACTACCTCGACTTCTTCGCGTGGCGGGACCCGAGTGCGGCCAAGCGGGGGTACGTCCTGATCCAGCACGAGGGCGGCGTCGCCGGGGTCGTGCTTCGTGCGTCCGAATCGGGCAGGGGGCGCTCCGGCATGTGCAACATCTGCCACACGATGCAGCCCGGGAACCAGGTCGCCCTGCTCTCCGCACGCCGCGCCGGAGAGGCGGGCCGTCGCGGAGACTCCTTCGGCACCTACATCTGCGCGGACCTCTCCTGCCACGAGAACGTGCGGCTGGCGCACCCTCTCGCGCCGAACGAGGTGCGCTCACCCGGGCAGGTGGACTTCCGGCTCGACGGAACCCGTCGGCGGATGGAGGCGTTCGTCTCGCGCGTCTGGGCGCAGGACTGA
- a CDS encoding bile acid:sodium symporter family protein, which translates to MGSALTTIGLPVALGIIMLGLGLSLTLADFARVLKQPKAVIIALLCQLLLLPAICFGLVLAFQLPPILAVGMMMLAASPGGTTANLYSHLFRGDIALNISLTAVNSVIAVITLPLITNFAIAYFQPFDDRLGLQWSKALEVFAIVLLPVALGMLIRRFWPRFASGMDKPVRIASVIILIVVIAGAVASNWALLVANFTQLALITVLFCVISLTIGFLVPRWLRVGKRQAIATSFEIGIHNATLAIVIAQSVLGSVELSLPAAVYGVLMFFIAFGFGFLIRDRSAAEAEAPASTAPEGS; encoded by the coding sequence ATGGGATCAGCGTTGACCACCATCGGATTACCCGTCGCCCTCGGCATCATCATGCTGGGGCTCGGACTCAGCCTCACCCTCGCCGACTTCGCGCGGGTGCTGAAGCAGCCCAAGGCGGTGATCATCGCGCTGCTGTGTCAGCTGCTGCTGCTTCCGGCGATCTGCTTCGGCCTGGTGCTCGCGTTCCAGCTCCCGCCGATCCTCGCGGTCGGCATGATGATGCTCGCCGCATCGCCCGGCGGCACGACGGCCAACCTGTACAGCCACCTGTTCCGGGGTGACATCGCGCTCAACATCTCGCTGACAGCGGTGAACTCGGTGATCGCGGTGATCACGCTCCCGCTCATCACGAACTTCGCCATCGCCTACTTCCAGCCGTTCGACGACAGGCTCGGACTGCAGTGGTCGAAGGCGCTCGAGGTGTTCGCGATCGTCCTCCTGCCGGTCGCGCTCGGAATGCTGATCCGCCGGTTCTGGCCGCGGTTCGCCTCGGGCATGGACAAGCCCGTGCGCATCGCATCCGTGATCATCCTGATCGTCGTGATCGCCGGTGCCGTGGCGTCGAACTGGGCGCTCCTCGTCGCCAACTTCACCCAGCTCGCCCTGATCACCGTGCTGTTCTGCGTGATCAGCCTGACCATCGGGTTCCTCGTCCCGCGGTGGCTCCGGGTGGGCAAGCGGCAGGCCATCGCCACCTCGTTCGAGATCGGCATCCACAACGCCACGCTCGCGATCGTGATCGCGCAGTCCGTGCTCGGCTCGGTCGAACTGAGCCTCCCCGCGGCGGTCTACGGCGTGCTGATGTTCTTCATCGCTTTCGGATTCGGATTCCTCATCCGCGACCGGTCGGCGGCGGAAGCGGAAGCCCCGGCCTCGACGGCACCAGAGGGTTCATAG